Within Aspergillus oryzae RIB40 DNA, chromosome 2, the genomic segment ACTAGCCTTTGCTGTGGGGTACGTGACCTTCACCACACTGTCACTGATTTTGTGGTTATATCAAGGCACAATTCAATTCTTCAGTTCTGGTTCGTCCAGTGCAGCCTTGAAATAACTCACGAACTTCCATACGTCGGTGAAAGTGTTGTACAGTGGAGTAGGGGCAACGCGGACGACACCCGGCTCTCTCTTGTCGCAAACTATACCCCCTTCTTGCAATTTCTGGGAGACGTTCTGCAACAAGCCAGGTTTCAGTAGTACACTGAGTTGAGCCCCTCTTGCCTCGGGATCTGCTGGCGTGACAATGCGGAAAGGACGTGTTTCGTCAGTGGTATCTTTCAGCAAGAGATGCTCCAAGTATGCCGTTAGCATAACGGACTTTTTGCGCAGTTCAGCCATAGATGTCTCGTCGAAAACGGACAACGAGGCGCAGAGACATGCAAGATCGATAGCCGAAGGATTCGAAAGTTGCCAACCGCCTGCTCCGGGGATTGGCTTGAAATCTTTTCGAAAATGTTAGCTCTGACCACTTCTCTGATCTTTCACTACTTACTATTGTCCATCTTGAACCTCACGCTTCTATCACCACCGTACCACCCGGTCAGACGATGCCTAAACTTTGGagcgtcttctccttcgctATAATCAACTCGACCGTGCCTCTCATGAACGAAAAGACCTCCCATCGCCCCTGGCCCGGCATTTCCGTATTTATACGTGCACCAGGCTGCAAAGTCGACGTCCCAGTCATGTAGTTTCAGCTCAACGTTACCATACGCATGAGCTAAATCCCACCCAACAGTAAGATCTCGTGACTGTGCATAGGCTGTGATCTTTTGGATGTCGAAAAGCTGTCCAGTATAGTATTGAATCCCTGGCAGAAGAATGAGAGCTGCACTTTCGGCATGCTCGTCAATGTAAGACAAGATCTTTTCTGTGGAGATCTCATACTCGCCCTCGTCTGGGCCAATGAGAACCATGGATTGTTTCGGGTCGAGATTGTGCCAGGCCAGATGAGATTCAATGGCATACTGCATTGGTATTAATACACATGGGCTTGGGCAGATGGTGTCCGTTGTCAGACATGAAGCTCGTATACTTACATGATCGCTGGGGAAAGCTTTCCAATCTAACAGAATTTTGTGCTTTGTTGGAGTCGGCTTATAGAAGCTCGCAAGCAAGAGATGAAGGTTTGCGGTTAGGGTTCCCATTGCTGCAACTTCCTCTGCTTGTGCTCCGACGATCTTACTCATCGATGCTGCGGCTTGTTCGGAAAGCAATTGCCATTGTTTCAGAGGAGAGCCCTCGAGATCTACGAAATGACCAGATACACCAATTGACGACCAAGTGTCTAACTGTGCTTCTAGGTATTTCGCTGTGGCCTTTGGCTGAATACCTAGAGAGTTGCCACAGAAGTAAATGCACGGGTCTGACGAGAGACCTAGGAGCCTGTCAGACCGGATACGGTGGAAACGAGATTTGAAGGGCAGCTAATACCTGGCTTTGCAAGCTTCTTGCTATTTATGTTTGCCTTTGAAGGAATAATGAACTTGTCACGAAATGATGCCAACGGGTCTGCTGCGTCGAGAGACGCCGCGTATTCATTTGACCCTGCATTTTCAGGGAAAACCGGCTTGGAAGATTTAACGTTAGACATCGTGTGGACTTCGGTAACTTTTCAAGATTATTATCAAGAATGATTTTTCTGCTAATCCTGTGGATTACAGATGTGTCTTTATACGTCATTGCATGCCAGCTGCATCTCCTCGTTCTTTGGTGGCTCAGGCCGGATGGCTATCCGCTTCCGCCTCACATCCGTGTATTGATAATAGGGCCACTCCGACAATATCCTTCGTTAGGGGACCCATACCATATTGCAGTCCTGTAATTGTTTCCTGCTGACGTGCATATTGTACTATCTCGGAGTGTATACCAGTTTTATGTGTTATCTTCATAGATTGACCGAGCCGGAAGCCGCTTCTTGATCCGGCCCTCTTCCGCCATACCCTCGATATCAGGCCATTATACATTGATAGACATGTATAAGAGTTGAAGTTTCTAACAATCAGTCTATTGTGCTAAGCAAAATTCTAAGAGAAAAATCCCCGTTACaggatattctttttgtcACACATTACACCATGCGCTATACTCCCGAGGTCTCACTCGACGAATATGGGGTGTCACTCCAGAATGGCTTCCTCCCTCATTCTCCCccgttgaagacgatggaaaGTCCTTATTACTGGCCATGGGAGCATATTGTTAGTGACTTGCCGGACCATATTCGATTCCGAACTATACGACAAGCTGTCGAAACACTTCCTGTCCTTTCGACGTCGAAGCTACAAGGAGAGCCAGAATGGAGGAGAGCCTATCTTTTACTTGCCTATCTTACACATGCCTACATCTGGGGTGGTGAAAAACCGAAAGATGTCAGTCTCACTACTACGGAATCCTTGGACACCTCGTTAACTAGCGCACAGGTTCTACCCCCTGCTATATCCTCACCATTCCTCGAAGTCTCGAGTCACTTAGAACTCCCTCCATGTGCCACATACGCAGCCCTTAATTTATGGAACTACGCAACCTCCGATCCCAACGCGGACCTCACAGACCCTGACCTTCTGTCAGTGACGGCTTCATTCACCGGAACCAAGGACGAAGAATGGTTCCTAATGATCTCCGTCGCATTAGAAGCAAAAGGAGCACAACTTATCCCGTTGATGCTCGACACAATACACGCTGTCAGTATTGATGACGCTCAACTTGCGTGTGATTCACTCCTCGCACTCAGCGAAGGCCTCAAGGAACTTCGCAAACTACTAGAACGGATGTACGAAAAGAACCGCCCCTCAGTATTCTACCACCAACTCCGCCCGCTTCTAGCCGGCAGCAAAAACATGGCCTCAGCCGGACTACCCAACGGCGTTTTCTATGACATCGGCGATGGTCAAGGACAATGGCATCAATACAGCGGCGGAAGCAATGCACAGAGCTCATTGATCCAGACATTCGACATATTCCTGGGTGTGGAACATATAGCTACCGGAGGCATGAAGACTAATGATGCAGTTCAGCCAAGAGCTAAGAACGGATTCATGCAGGTATGTATTACTTTTTACCCTCTATCAGCCCCGATTAGGACTAAATCTCTCCCCCCTCACAGGAAATGAGAAACTATATGCCCGGACCCCACCGACGCTTCCTCGAGATGCTCACCAGGGTCTCGAATGTCCGTGCTTACGCGCTTAGTCACAAGGCCAATTCGCCAATTCGAGACGCCTACAACGCAGCTGTGATGTCCCTAGGGGTTTTCAGGGACTCACATATTCAAATCGTCACGAGGTACATCATCatggcggcgaaggcgaAACCGCCAACCAATGAGTCGACACAAGTCAATTTGGCCACATCGACGACGACCCATATGCGAGACAAAAACGAGAAGCTTACCGGGGGGATCCATGGTACGGGTGGGACAGATCTGATACCGTTCCTCAAGCAAACTCGAGATACGACTAAAGCTACAGCAAGTTATGATTAAGCGTCTACATACCAAGTTTAGTTTATTAACTTAACGTAAATAATGAGGAGACTGAGTGCAAACATGAGGAATCTCGGGATTAGCTCTTTTGCGCCTTGgaatatatctattatcttttCTCTACTttgaatcaatcaattgAAGTCTTGAATCTTATTTGATCCAGGATATACTCCTTCGTATACACGGACCCTTATTGCTTATTTTGTCAGCCCATTTGAATTCGGCCTGTTAAAATGCCGCAGCAGGTGACATACACTGCGTGCACACCCGTTATGATCCCTAATTGCATCAGATTGCCCATTTCTGATAATTGTTCCGTGGTATCCCTTGTTTTTCAAACTGGCCCACAATTGTCACCCGACGTTAGGGTCCATGGCTATCTTCGGGTCCGGATACGGAGGCGGATACGGATGTGCAGGCGGAATTCGGTTGCGCTTAGGGTTGTGGAGTCTCCGAGATTGCTGATAACGATTGATGCTTACGATTAATCGATAGTAAGTGGTGGGATAGCGTAGGACCCATTTTGGTACTGCTACCTTTACTGGATAACTATGCATTACACGAGCAATTGGTTGAGCGATTACTGCAGCTTTCTGAAGATAAGATTAAGATGTTCATTAGGTCATCTAGGCCAATTCTGTGGGTAGGTTCAGTGAACGGTGTGGGTTCTTCTGTGTTGTTCCTATACAGCACATGAAGGATGTAACTCTGCTGGGAGAATTTTGGGTATAAGTAACCCGGTTTGGTCCACCAGCATGAGTTTAGGGAGGTCGGGTTCCCTAGCTGTAGGCGGTTACATCTGATCGTATCTTCGCCACGCTAGTGTCTGGCGAGCGTACCTAGTAGGTAGCGTCACATTCCAACGTATGTGCATCGTATTGCCCAGCGAGCGAAGTGTCTCGGAGACGCGGCATGACTCGAAAAGGAAGCGAGTGTCTTTATCACGGTAATCAAAAGAGAAACGGAGCTTAACGCTTCTTCGTGTTCGCAGGCACCCCTTCACTCTCGCGCAGTTCAGCCAGCCTCTTCTCACGATCAATAAGtcgctccttctcctccttgatcaGCTGTTCGACCGTCCTGCTAGCCTCACCCAAGCGATCCAATTCCTTGTTCTCGGTTGCTTTGCTATAAGGGTTGCCCGGAGAGTCATTCTGAGGGATCTCCGCCGTCCTGACATTCCGCTGACCGCTTTGTTTAGtgttctttcctccctttcctttctgcGGTTGCGCCGGTGCACCACCCCCAGTAAGCAGATCATGGAATTGCTCCACAGGCTCGTTGAAGACGATCTCCTCATAATTCTGGCTGACTACTTGGTCTCGTCGCTCCTTCATGGCTTCCGCATCTGGCCCGTACGGATGCAACTTGAGACTATGCCAGAGAGTCTGAGGCTTCTCCATCGATTCAGGTACGAAGTAGAGTTTGATTTGAATCTCGAATTCACCCCATCCCGTCTCCGTTACCTCGAACGGGGGCTGTTCGATGGTGCGGATGTTCTGGGCGTATGTCTCGTGGAGCTTAAATTGGACCTTCTTCAGCCAGTAGGAGATGTCTTCGTCGTTGACGCCTTTGACGTAGACGCGCCATTGATGCGTGTGATCGGCGGGGGCGTTGGGGGGTTTCTTGGCTGGGTCGAAGGGTTGAGCTTCGCTGCCGAATACTAGGGATGGTTAGAGTTCGTTCCATCGATTCTAAGGTCGTGTTGGTTGGATGTAGTCGGCTGTCAAGATGGACGTACCGAAGGGCCTGAAGATAGAGACACCCTGTAGATTTAGTCGTTAGCCTGTAGTTTTCTTTATGAGACTATGGCTGTTACTCACTCTCACGCGCTTCGTGCCTGTGGCGGAAGGCATTGCAGACTTTGATTAGTGAAATTTAATCGCCTTGAAAAATAAGCTCGTGTAattgagaaaaagggaaataagaTTAGTGAAGTATAGAGGTGCGCTTGAGTGCCTAGATCTTATCTAGTCTTGTCGCGAAATCACCGCGGGAATTGCCAGTGGCACGTGACAACGCGGCGGGAAGCATGACGATGGGGTGTCGTCGGAAGCGGTGGTTCCAGAGCTTGGAAGCTCCGAAGATCAGACCAGATGCGCCCACAATGATCCACTGAACATAATTCTGATTTACGCTTGATTTTCATATCGCTTCAATTCCGTGCGTTAAACTGACAAAGAATAACGCGGAAAATGGCTACGAAAAGGGTAGTCGTTGCGGGCGGAAGCGGTTTTCTAGGTTGGTATACTTTTCTACCGCAGTGTCGGCTAAGAATTCTTGTAGATCACTAACTGTCTTGTTCTTTATTTGCAGGCTCGAGGATATGCAGGTCTGCGGTAGCCAGAGGCTGGTCGGTAACTTCTCTCAGGTACGAGCTCTTCCGATAACACGAGCCAGTTCGTTCGTCGAAATTCATACTTTCTTCTCGCAGCCGGACCGGAGAGCCACGATGGGATGCGATTTCGAGTTCGCCCGAACGCCCTAGTTGGGCGAGCTCTGTAGAATGGGCTAGAGCAGATATGCTGAAACCCGAGTCTTACAAGCCTTTCTTGAGCGGTGCTACTGCTGTTGTACACACCATGGGCATTATCCTAGAGGCCGACTACAAAGGCGTGGTGCAAGGAAGAGAACCCATCATTAGTGGCCTACAAAGggccttcagctcctccaaaaTGGGCAGCCAGAATCCCCTACAAAGGCGGGAAGGAGAGCCAttgaaagcaaaggaaagagatggaCAATTGACTTATGAGCTGATGAACAGAGATTCCGGTCCGTTTATGCCATACAGTATTTTAGGCGCCGAGTGAAGACAGAATGCTGACTGAGTGGGACAGCAATTGCACTAGCCCAAGAGACCTCCAACGAGCATGTCCCAACATTTGTATTCATTTCCGCCGCAGCGGGGGCGCCTGTTCTTCCGAGCAGATATATCACAACCAAAcgagaagctgaaacaaCCATATCGACGACAATCCCGGAATTGCGGAGTATCTTCATCCGAGCTCCATTTATGTACGACTCAAGCAGAAAGTTTACATTGCCAATAGCACTTGGAGGCTTCATTGGGTCTCAGTTCAATGAGCTTTTGGGCAATAGACTTGACTTTCTCGGCACAATGGTGACCAAACCTTTTCAGGTGGACATGGTAGGCGAGGCCGTGGTTGAGGCGATGGAGGACGAGTCCGTGCGTGGTGCTGtaggaacaaagaaaatcgaagCTCTGGCCACGAGTGCTTGGAGAAAAAGCATGCTATGAGTTCAACTTTGAGAAAAAGGTAACACCAATTCCTGGTTACTTCTCCAGGCTTTCAGGCGATAGCCTGAGTGAATGTCCAATTTCTGATCGCAGGCCTGGTAGTCCTAAAAACATGACTGGACGCTGATCGGCAAGCCCTGCGCTGTATTATAGATATAGTCTCATGTGTTTCTATCAGATCATAGTACCACGTTCGAAGCTGTCACGAATTTCCGTAGTGTACTAATTGACGATTAGCCAGCGATCTCGGTCAACAAGTGACTAGGCTATAACATACCTTGTTATAGAAGCGCGCCAACTTCTGGTTGAATTGCTTGTTCTTTTCGTTGATGTAGGTGACATCGGCGTCCTCTTCGCCACGGCGTTCTCTCCGTTTCTTGAGccgaacttcttctgctttcctGAGGTCTCCCACTAATTTATCGACAGCGGCTCGATCAGGCTTATTGTCAGTGAAACCCACCGTATCGGCAGTGGAATAAAAAGAGCCATTCTTATCGACGGCGATCATTTCACCATCATTGGTTTCCACAATTTCCAAGTCGCCATTAGCAGCAGCCCTCTCAATAGCTGCCAACTTCTCTCGCTCGTAAGCTTCCAAGTCTGGCTGTATCTCGCGCAGTTGTCTCTTGTAGACTTTGCGTGCATCTTGCGTATAGTCCTGAAAAGCGACATCATCCCGATGGcgttgctttttctccattcGCTTATCCCACTTCTCGGATTCGTCGACAGTCCAATCCCAAGCGCGTTTCCGTTCAAAATCTTCACCGGCGGCTTCCGTATCGGCTTTAAGTAGGTTATGTGACGCAAACGCATGTTTACGAGACAATGACGAAAGCAGCGATGGATCGGTTGCTAGACGCTGTGTCTCGGCTGCCGTTTCCTTCAAGTTGCGCTCGGTCGCGGATTTCTATATTAAAGTGAGTTTGGGGAAAGGGATAACCTGAAAAATTgaaaggaacaaagagagaaggaaaagaaaaaaagaaatggaaaaacCTACCGCACGAGCTTGAAGGGCTTTGAATCTTTCCTGTCTCTGGCGCGCCTTTGCGGCCGTATCGTCTCCTTTCACGGGTTCCACTGTTGCCGATGAATTGCCTGAAGCTTTTGCGCCTTCAGGTCCTTTTTGGCTAGCAGTGGAATCTTTGGCGGCATTATTCTGTTCCTTAGCTGTAACAGAAACGGGCTCGTCGTCGGCAGAAACTTTTGACGCAGGTTGTTCAGTACTGCGCTCAGTAGGCATGATTGTATATAGCACCAGTGCAGTGATTAGTGTCGGATGGTACAAGCAGCGGCAGATTATTCGAAGTCCTCCAGTTTCAAGTTGACCTTACTCCAGTTGTAGATAATCGGAGATAAGATGGTAGATTGAAGAACAGCGGAAGCGCAAGATCACGACCTCAACGTTACAAGTGCCGTTCCCACCGCCCCCTTCACCGCCCGTGCCATGATCATCCATATGCTTTACCAAGATGATGTTCTACAATGCGTGCGACTCTAAAGGTGCCCATTGGGCATTGGATGTAACAAATGTCCAGACGCTTAGATTATCGCTTGTGGCTAGGGCCAAGGCGACAGCTGCGTTCCCGACTCCCCCTGTCACAATCATCTCTCCGACATGCCTCGGGCAATGCTAAACGGGGTGTCCTAGAGTCACTCACCAAACCCACACCGTCCCAGCTCTTACGATTTGCCTTGACGGGGAGTACACAGCCGGTTCAGAATGGAGTACTCCCGAAAACATCCCAGGACAGACATTTAGAGGAACTCTTCTCAGAGCAATGGCCTCTGAACActtcacctcctccacctctgTGGAGCTCTCTCCAACAAAGAACCGCAGCTCCTTGTAAGACAGAGGTGTTACGAGGTATGGAAAAAGATATACAGAACCTTAACCACCTACGTTCATTGATTGAAAGAAATGTCAACGATCCACTGGGTGGGATGATTTTGCAAACAGGGCATTGTAGGTTCTTAGCCCAGGCATTGAAACGCTGTCAGCGCTCTGATTCTTACGGAGAGATACTCTCTGCTATTAACGGGATCCTCATGAGGCTAGAGAAACTGAGAGCGCCCGTATCGCCTTCACTATTTGTTCTAGGAATGTACTATTCTTGTCTTGCCTTCTCGGCATCAGCTCTGAAACGGTATCTCGAAGGCTATATTTCCCTCCGGCCCCCGCGGCTAGACCTAGACTCGTGCACTCCCCTTGTGGATGCACTCCTCGTTTCTCTCCAACTTTTGCCATTCCAGGAGCCAGGCTATGATTCCAGTGAGATGCGAAGTGTAGTGACGGGAGAAAGTGCTGATGGGTGCTTTTCAGAGCACAATTTGCACAGTATAATGTGTTGGGCCGACTATCGAGATTCAACCCATTCCGTTGGGCCATATTTGTCGTTGCTCGCAAGATTACAAAGCGACAGAACATTACAAGACATATGGGATCGAATGACGAAACGATTACGCCCTGAGTCACCTCACACTTTCCACTCGGCTTACGGCTGTGTGAAAgctcttgttgatgttggaAACCATAGAAAAGCTGTAACTTATCTGAGACAGATATCAAAATGCGCCAATGGTAACCTTCCAAGTCTGTCTGACTTCGAGGGTTTGAAAGGTCTCCTCGCAGCTGAACGTGTGGCCTATGCTATTCCGCAGCTTGCGGGGAAGGAGTACCCTAGCATCCTTGAAGCTCAACttgaggatatggagaagagacTCGGCATAACTTGGAATAGACGGAAATCAGTCCATACTAGCATCTCCAATCCGCTCTACATCAGCTCCAACCAACCGATCTTGACAGTCGATGGCGACAGTGCAGGGTATGGTAGCAACATGCGCCTAGTCGCGGAGATTGAAGCACTCGGATGCTCAAAATCGATGCTGGAGCTAGGAAAGGTCGCTAACCTACTAGATGAATTTGAAGGGGACTACATTCGAATCTTCATACCGAATGAGGATGCTGCTCCTTATGACTTCGCCTGGTTTCCTCAGCGGTCCCCGATTGAATTGCCAAACGACTCTTTACTTGTGGGAATTGACCGGAATGAAGCGTGGTCGCCTTCCACTTTAGGATTACTTCGCGTGAGACCACACAGACATGGGGTATCTTTAGTGACTGAATATGGCCTACATTTGATGCAGCTCGGATACCTGGTCGCGAGACCGAAATCGGCACAAGGGGCCTTCTTAGAAGCGGCCCAAAGCTGGGAAGAGACAGGCCACATCGTGACTTGGGACCGTGCTTTTGGTCGTTtcattgttgtttttgttgggAAAAGTCGTGAACCTCTAGATGCTGAGAAACAATTGTTCACTCCAAACCTATCATTTGGCCTCGATGCAGTTATGAGGGTCTGTCCTGGAAAAGATCTACCGGGACAGACGGACAGTACTCCTCCGTTTGGACATTCTTATTCTATGTACTGTGTGGATGCAGACCCAGGGCCAGATCTCGTATTCGAAACAACGAGCTGATCCCACACATTCCTCTGTACTCGATAGTGTGCTGTATGTGCTGTATGAGATACCCTGGGATATGAGAAACGCACAGGCCTCGACTACAGCCCATGGACCGTCGAAGATTTGGAAAACTAATGAACTAGCGAACCCAATCTCAGCCAGTCAGTAAGTGGCGATCTAGATCTCCTGCGACATCTGCGGGCGCAGCTA encodes:
- a CDS encoding kynureninase (L-kynurenine hydrolase), whose translation is MSNVKSSKPVFPENAGSNEYAASLDAADPLASFRDKFIIPSKANINSKKLAKPGLSSDPCIYFCGNSLGIQPKATAKYLEAQLDTWSSIGVSGHFVDLEGSPLKQWQLLSEQAAASMSKIVGAQAEEVAAMGTLTANLHLLLASFYKPTPTKHKILLDWKAFPSDHYAIESHLAWHNLDPKQSMVLIGPDEGEYEISTEKILSYIDEHAESAALILLPGIQYYTGQLFDIQKITAYAQSRDLTVGWDLAHAYGNVELKLHDWDVDFAAWCTYKYGNAGPGAMGGLFVHERHGRVDYSEGEDAPKFRHRLTGWYGGDRSVRFKMDNNFKPIPGAGGWQLSNPSAIDLACLCASLSVFDETSMAELRKKSVMLTAYLEHLLLKDTTDETRPFRIVTPADPEARGAQLSVLLKPGLLQNVSQKLQEGGIVCDKREPGVVRVAPTPLYNTFTDVWKFVSYFKAALDEPELKN
- a CDS encoding indoleamine 2,3-dioxygenase (predicted protein); translated protein: MRYTPEVSLDEYGVSLQNGFLPHSPPLKTMESPYYWPWEHIVSDLPDHIRFRTIRQAVETLPVLSTSKLQGEPEWRRAYLLLAYLTHAYIWGGEKPKDVLPPAISSPFLEVSSHLELPPCATYAALNLWNYATSDPNADLTDPDLLSVTASFTGTKDEEWFLMISVALEAKGAQLIPLMLDTIHAVSIDDAQLACDSLLALSEGLKELRKLLERMYEKNRPSVFYHQLRPLLAGSKNMASAGLPNGVFYDIGDGQGQWHQYSGGSNAQSSLIQTFDIFLGVEHIATGGMKTNDAVQPRAKNGFMQEMRNYMPGPHRRFLEMLTRVSNVRAYALSHKANSPIRDAYNAAVMSLGVFRDSHIQIVTRYIIMAAKAKPPTNESTQVNLATSTTTHMRDKNEKLTGGIHGTGGTDLIPFLKQTRDTTKATASYD
- the yaf9 gene encoding YEATS domain-containing protein YAF9 (transcription initiation factor IIF, auxiliary subunit), with the protein product MPSATGTKRVRGVSIFRPFVFGSEAQPFDPAKKPPNAPADHTHQWRVYVKGVNDEDISYWLKKVQFKLHETYAQNIRTIEQPPFEVTETGWGEFEIQIKLYFVPESMEKPQTLWHSLKLHPYGPDAEAMKERRDQVVSQNYEEIVFNEPVEQFHDLLTGGGAPAQPQKGKGGKNTKQSGQRNVRTAEIPQNDSPGNPYSKATENKELDRLGEASRTVEQLIKEEKERLIDREKRLAELRESEGVPANTKKR
- the horA gene encoding ubiquinone biosynthesis protein COQ11 (predicted oxidoreductase) codes for the protein MATKRVVVAGGSGFLGSRICRSAVARGWSVTSLSRTGEPRWDAISSSPERPSWASSVEWARADMLKPESYKPFLSGATAVVHTMGIILEADYKGVVQGREPIISGLQRAFSSSKMGSQNPLQRREGEPLKAKERDGQLTYELMNRDSAIALAQETSNEHVPTFVFISAAAGAPVLPSRYITTKREAETTISTTIPELRSIFIRAPFMYDSSRKFTLPIALGGFIGSQFNELLGNRLDFLGTMVTKPFQVDMVGEAVVEAMEDESVRGAVGTKKIEALATSAWRKSML
- a CDS encoding pre-mRNA-splicing factor SYF2 (cyclin D-interacting protein GCIP) is translated as MPTERSTEQPASKVSADDEPVSVTAKEQNNAAKDSTASQKGPEGAKASGNSSATVEPVKGDDTAAKARQRQERFKALQARAKSATERNLKETAAETQRLATDPSLLSSLSRKHAFASHNLLKADTEAAGEDFERKRAWDWTVDESEKWDKRMEKKQRHRDDVAFQDYTQDARKVYKRQLREIQPDLEAYEREKLAAIERAAANGDLEIVETNDGEMIAVDKNGSFYSTADTVGFTDNKPDRAAVDKLVGDLRKAEEVRLKKRRERRGEEDADVTYINEKNKQFNQKLARFYNKYTTEIRDSFERGTMI